The following is a genomic window from Hymenobacter sp. APR13.
AAAAGCCTGTTTCCGGAATCGGAAACAGGCTTTTTCAATAGCAATAACAAAAGGATAGCCTCTGCGCGCCGAGCAGCCCGACTGAACGGGCCGTAGGTGTGCCGACTCAGCGGCCGAGGATACGAAAGGCCGCGCTAGGCCTGCTTGGCGAACTGCAGGCTGGCCAGCAGCTTCACCTCGTCGCTCACCACAATGGAGCCAGCTTCGGTGATGCCGCTCCAGGTCAGGCCGAAGTCTTTACGGTTGATTTTGCCGCTCACTTCAAAACCGGCTTTCTGGTTGCCGTAGAAGTCGCCGGCCTGGCCGCCATACTCCACGTCCAGCGTGATAGGCTGCGTTACGCCGTGCAGCGTCAGGTTGCCGGTGAGCTTGTATTCGCCTTCGCTCTCCTTCACAAACGAGGTCGACACAAACGACAGCTCCGGATACGTGGCGGCGTCGAAGAACTCAGCGCTCTTCAGGTGCTCGTCGCGCTGGGCCTGGTTGGTGTCGATGCTGTCGATCTGGGCCGTGAACTTCACCTGCGCGTTGTCGAACGAGTCGCCTTCGGTGTGGGCCTCTCCCGAAAACTGCTTGAACGAGCCCGTTACGGTGGAAATCACCAGGTGCTTCACTTTGAACTGAACTTCGGAGTGCGTTGGGTCAAGAGCCCACTGGGTAGCTGCCATGCGAATAAGGGAAAAAGAGGGAGAATTATGAACGACGCCTGCGCCGCGGCCACGACACCGTGGCCGCCAGCAACAGGCCAAAGGTATAAACAATGTACATACATACGTGTATCTACACGATTATTTTTTTCTTCGGGCTCTGCGGTGTTTCCGGCCGGCCCCCACGTCGGCGGCGGGGCCGGCCCGCGGGCCGGAAATCGTAAGTTATAGTAACTTACTCCCGTTCCTGACGTGCCCCGGCACGTCACCAATCTGCTCTGCTGCTTCCGTGAATTCCATCCCGCCCA
Proteins encoded in this region:
- a CDS encoding YceI family protein, which produces MAATQWALDPTHSEVQFKVKHLVISTVTGSFKQFSGEAHTEGDSFDNAQVKFTAQIDSIDTNQAQRDEHLKSAEFFDAATYPELSFVSTSFVKESEGEYKLTGNLTLHGVTQPITLDVEYGGQAGDFYGNQKAGFEVSGKINRKDFGLTWSGITEAGSIVVSDEVKLLASLQFAKQA